In a genomic window of Lepisosteus oculatus isolate fLepOcu1 chromosome 3, fLepOcu1.hap2, whole genome shotgun sequence:
- the shisal2b gene encoding protein shisa-like-2B produces the protein MTEEPHICKSYYTTDVKYVESFACPRDPENSELVYCCGFEDMKYCCSEPGNYFPYKHAYMWTLSIGALIGLGIAALVLLAFVISVCVLCYLFLHTKPQRLDSGLRLQNVDTSSAQDALGNKRKQGTTHKQLSPREGSSPGTVKVVQENMLATVTPIEVTSI, from the exons ATGACAGAAGAGCCCCACATATGCAAGAGCTATTACACCACAGACGTCAAGTATGTGGAGAGCTTTGCGTGCCCACGAGACCCGGAGAACTCTGAACTGGTGTACTGCTGTGGCTTTGAAGACATGAAATACTGTTGCAGCGAGCCAGGCAATTACTTCCCTTATAAGCATGCATATATGTGGACCCTGAG TATAGGTGCATTGATTGGATTGGGAATTGCCGCCCTTGTCCTCCTTGCGTTTGTCATCAGCGTGTGCGTGCTGTGCTATCTCTTTCTCCACACCAAGCCACAGAGACTAGACTCTGGACTCAGGCTGCAGAATGTTGACACATCCTCTGCCCAAG aTGCTTTGGGGAACAAAAGGAAACAAGGAACCACACACAAGCAACTCTCCCCGAGAGAAGGGTCCTCACCTGGAACTGTGAAAGTCGTTCAAGAAAACATGCTGGCTACTGTGACACCGATAGAGGTTACAAGCATCTAG
- the srek1ip1 gene encoding protein SREK1IP1: MALPGPNKDNIRAGCKKCGYPGHLTFECRNFVRVDPRKDIVLDVSSTSSEESEEEEQEVLNERVQASSTAKSSHEEPKGGQQKKKSKDKSHKKKIKRSGTSSDEEEHHKRKKHKIHKKKRKGEKKHKKEKQHKKEGKKTKKRSHSSSSDSSSISSDSS; the protein is encoded by the exons ATGGCTCTTCCAG GTCCTAACAAGGATAATATCAGGGCAGGATGCAAGAAGTGTGGATACC CTGGTCACTTGACCTTTGAGTGCCGAAACTTTGTGCGTGTGGATCCCAGGAAGGACATCGTCCTGGATGTGAGCAGCACCAGCAGTGAGgagagtgaggaagaggagcaggAAGTTCTGAATGAACGAGTGCAGGCAAGCTCGACTGCGAAGA GTTCACACGAGGAGCCCAAGGGAGggcagcaaaaaaagaaaagtaaggacaaatcacacaaaaagaaaataaaaag GTCCGGCACATCCTCCGATGAAGAAGAGCAtcacaaaaggaaaaaacataaaatccacaagaagaaaaggaaaggtgaaaaaaagcacaaaaaggaaaaacagcacAAGAAGGAAGGAAAGAAGACCAAAAAGAGAAGCCATTCTTCATCCTCGGACAGCTCGAGCATTTCATCAGACAGCAGTTAG
- the LOC102692934 gene encoding placenta-specific gene 8 protein, whose product MAVVTQPQFRGSAMPSEWKTGICDFCDDCGTCCYGFFCFPCLGCTIARDMDECCLCGLTMPMRSVYRTKYNIKGSLCTDFLYHQFCFVCSVCQLKRDIDKRKEEGTF is encoded by the exons ATGGCAGTCGTTACTCAGCCACAGTTTAGAGGCAGTGCTATGCCTTCAGAATGGAAGACTGGAATTTGCGACTTCTGTGACGACTGTGGTACCT GTTGCTATGGCTTCTTCTGTTTCCCCTGCCTGGGCTGCACCATTGCCCGTGACATGGATGAGTGCTGCCTCTGTGGTCTAACAATGCCCATGAGGAGTGTCTACAGGACCAAGTACAACATCAAG GGATCCTTGTGTACGGATTTCCTTTACCATCAGTTCTGCTTTGTGTGTTCCGTCTGTCAGCTAAAGAGGGATATTgacaaaagaaaggaagaaggcacttTCTGA